A window of Tursiops truncatus isolate mTurTru1 chromosome 8, mTurTru1.mat.Y, whole genome shotgun sequence contains these coding sequences:
- the RTN4RL2 gene encoding reticulon-4 receptor-like 2 — protein sequence MGAGSGTVVLGERGKTRAWAEGVMVKSQEEQGKRKALSKGRLRGGWARPLAGTPTLAAAQRDLPRALPAGPAPACLLLMLLALPPAAPSCPMLCTCYSSPPTVSCQANNFSSVPLSLPPSTQRLFLQNNLIRTLRPGTFGPNLLTLWLFSNNLSAIYPGTFRHLQALEELDLGDNRHLRSLEPDTFQGLERLQSLHLYRCQLSSLPGNIFRGLVSLQYLYLQENSLLHLQDDLFADLANLSHLFLHGNRLRLLTEHVFRGLGSLDRLLLHGNRLQGVHRAAFRGLSRLTILYLFNNSLASLPGEALADLPALEFLRLNANPWACDCRARPLWAWFQRARVSSSDVTCATPPERQGRDLRSLREADFQACPPAVPTRPGSRARGNSSSNHLYGVAEAGAPPADPSTLYRDLPAEDPRGRQGGDAPTEDDYWESYGGEDQRGEQTCPGAACQATPDSRGPALSAGLPTPLLCVLLLVPHHL from the exons ATGGGGGCCGGGAGTGGAACCGTGGTCCTCGGGGAGAGAGGGAAGACCCGGGCCTGGGCGGAAGGCGTGATGGTGAAGAGCCAGgaggagcagggg AAACGAAAGGCTCTCAGCAAGGGTCGCCTTAGGGGTGGGTGGGCCCGGCCCCTGGCTGGCACTCCCACGCTCGCAGCCGCCCAGAGAGATCTCCCCCGCGCCCTCCCCGCAGGTCCCGCCCCGGCCTGCCTCCTGCTGAtgctcctggccctgcccccagctgcccccagcTGCCCCATGCTCTGTACCTGCTACTCGTCCCCGCCCACCGTGAGCTGCCAGGCCAACAACTTCTCGTCGGTGCCGCTGTCCCTGCCGCCCAGCACGCAGCGCCTATTCCTGCAGAACAACCTCATCCGCACGCTGCGGCCCGGCACCTTCGGGCCTAACCTGCTCACTCTGTGGCTCTTCTCCAACAACCTCTCCGCCATCTATCCGGGCACCTTCCGCCACCTGCAGGCGCTCGAGGAGCTGGACCTCGGCGACAACCGGCACCTGCGCTCTCTGGAGCCCGACACCTTCCAGGGCCTGGAGCGGCTGCAGTCGCTACATCTGTACCGCTGTCAGCTCAGCAGCCTGCCGGGCAACATCTTCCGCGGCCTGGTCAGCCTGCAGTACCTCTACCTCCAGGAAAACAGCCTGCTCCACCTACAG gaTGACCTGTTCGCGGACCTGGCCAACCTGAGCCACCTCTTCCTCCACGGGAACCGCCTGCGGCTGCTCACGGAGCACGTGTTCCGCGGCCTGGGCAGTCTGGACCGGCTGCTGCTGCACGGGAACCGGCTGCAGGGCGTGCACCGCGCGGCCTTCCGCGGCCTCAGCCGCCTCACCATCCTCTACCTGTTCAACAACAGCCTGGCCTCGCTGCCGGGCGAGGCGCTCGCTGACCTGCCGGCGCTGGAGTTCCTGCGGCTCAACGCCAACCCCTGGGCGTGCGACTGCCGCGCGCGGCCGCTCTGGGCCTGGTTCCAGCGCGCGCGCGTGTCCAGCTCCGACGTGACGTGCGCCACGCCCCCGGAGCGCCAGGGCCGCGACCTGCGCTCCCTCCGCGAGGCCGACTTCCAGGCCTGCCCGCCCGCCGTGCCCACGCGGCCCGGCAGCCGCGCCCGCGGCAACAGCTCGTCCAACCACCTGTACGGGGTGGCCGAGGCCGGGGCGCCCCCCGCCGACCCCTCCACCCTCTACCGAGACCTGCCAGCCGAAGACCCGCGGGGGCGCCAGGGCGGGGACGCCCCCACCGAGGACGACTACTGGGAGAGCTACGGGGGCGAGGACCAGCGGGGCGAGCAGACGTGCCCCGGCGCTGCCTGCCAGGCGACCCCGGACTCCCGCGGCCCCGCGCTCTCGGCCGGGCTCCCCACCCCTCTGCTTTGCGTCCTGCTCCTGGTCCCCCACCACCTCTGA